In Nicotiana tabacum cultivar K326 chromosome 2, ASM71507v2, whole genome shotgun sequence, the following proteins share a genomic window:
- the LOC107831487 gene encoding histone H2A.6-like yields the protein MAGRGKTLGSGAAKKATSRSSKAGLQFPVGRIARFLKAGKYAERVGAGAPVYLAAVLEYLAAEVLELAGNAARDNKKTRIVPRHIQLAVRNDEELSKLLGDVTIANGGVMPNIHNLLLPKKAGGSSKPSADED from the exons ATGGCTGGTAGAGGAAAAACCCTAGGTTCCGGTGCTGCAAAGAAAGCTACGTCCCGTAGTAGCAAAGCCGGTCTCCAATTCCCCGTTGGTCGTATCGCCCGTTTCCTGAAAGCCGGCAAGTACGCCGAGCGTGTCGGCGCCGGAGCTCCCGTTTACCTTGCTGCCGTCCTTGAGTACCTTGCAGCTGAG GTACTTGAATTGGCTGGAAATGCGGCGAGGGATAACAAGAAGACGAGAATTGTACCAAGGCATATTCAGTTGGCTGTGAGGAACGATGAGGAATTGAGCAAGTTGCTTGGAGATGTGACAATTGCTAATGGTGGTGTTATGCCCAACATTCACAACCTTTTGCTGCCTAAGAAGGCTGGTGGCTCCTCAAAGCCCTCTGCTGATGAGGATTAG